Proteins encoded together in one Pseudomonas sp. ADAK13 window:
- a CDS encoding peptidylprolyl isomerase, which translates to MTQVKLTTNHGDIVIELNAEKAPITVANFIEYVKAGHYENTVFHRVIGNFMVQGGGFEPGMKEKKDKRPSIQNEADNGLSNDKYTVAMARTMEPHSASAQFFINVADNAFLNHSGKNVQGWGYAVFGKVTEGQDVVDKIKGVQTTGKAGHQDVPVEDVIVEKAEIVE; encoded by the coding sequence ATGACTCAAGTCAAACTGACCACCAACCACGGTGACATCGTCATCGAGCTGAACGCCGAGAAAGCGCCGATCACCGTCGCCAACTTCATCGAGTACGTTAAAGCCGGCCACTACGAAAACACTGTTTTCCACCGTGTCATCGGCAACTTCATGGTCCAGGGCGGCGGTTTCGAGCCTGGCATGAAAGAAAAGAAAGACAAGCGTCCAAGCATCCAGAACGAAGCGGACAACGGCCTTTCCAACGACAAGTACACCGTCGCCATGGCCCGTACCATGGAGCCGCATTCGGCCTCCGCGCAGTTCTTCATCAACGTGGCCGACAACGCCTTCCTGAACCACAGCGGCAAGAACGTGCAGGGTTGGGGCTACGCGGTATTCGGTAAAGTCACCGAAGGCCAGGACGTTGTCGACAAGATCAAAGGTGTGCAAACCACCGGCAAGGCAGGTCACCAGGACGTACCGGTAGAAGACGTTATCGTCGAGAAAGCCGAGATCGTTGAGTGA
- the lpxH gene encoding UDP-2,3-diacylglucosamine diphosphatase, with amino-acid sequence MILLISDLHLEEERPDITRAFLDLLNGRARSAQALYILGDFFEAWIGDDGMTPFQRSICLALRELSDSGTQIFIMHGNRDFLIGKAFCKAAGATLLKDPSVVQLAGEPVLLMHGDSLCTRDVGYMKLRRILRNPITLFILRHLPLRTRHKLARKLRSESSAQVRMKANDIVDVTPEEVPRVMQQFGVRTLVHGHTHRPAIHKLQIGEQAAKRIVLGDWDKQGWALQVDEQGFALAAFDFVNPQLALPGA; translated from the coding sequence GTGATATTGCTGATTTCAGATTTGCATCTGGAAGAGGAGCGCCCGGACATCACCCGGGCGTTTCTGGATTTACTGAACGGCCGCGCCCGTTCCGCCCAGGCGTTGTACATTCTGGGGGACTTCTTTGAAGCCTGGATTGGCGACGATGGGATGACGCCCTTCCAGCGTTCGATTTGCCTGGCTCTGCGCGAGCTGAGCGACAGCGGCACCCAGATTTTCATCATGCATGGCAACCGGGATTTCCTGATCGGCAAGGCGTTCTGCAAAGCGGCAGGCGCCACCTTGCTCAAGGACCCGAGTGTGGTGCAGCTCGCAGGCGAACCCGTGCTGTTGATGCACGGCGACAGCCTGTGTACCCGCGACGTCGGCTATATGAAGCTACGCCGCATCCTGCGTAACCCCATCACCCTGTTCATCCTGCGGCACCTGCCCTTGCGCACGCGGCACAAGCTGGCGCGCAAGCTGCGCAGTGAAAGCAGCGCCCAGGTGCGGATGAAGGCCAACGATATTGTCGATGTGACGCCCGAGGAAGTGCCAAGGGTGATGCAGCAGTTCGGCGTGCGCACCCTGGTGCACGGGCACACCCACCGCCCGGCGATTCACAAGTTGCAGATTGGCGAGCAGGCGGCCAAGCGCATTGTGCTGGGGGATTGGGACAAGCAAGGGTGGGCGTTGCAGGTGGATGAGCAAGGGTTTGCGTTGGCAGCCTTTGACTTCGTCAACCCGCAGTTGGCACTGCCCGGCGCCTGA
- a CDS encoding DHA2 family efflux MFS transporter permease subunit, protein MSNANASFTPPSLLMATIGLSLATFMQVLDTTIANVALPTISGNLGVSSEQGTWVITSFAVSNAIALPLTGWLSRRFGEVKLFLWATILFVLASFLCGISTSMPELIGFRVLQGLVAGPLYPMTQTLLIAVYPPARRGMALALLAMVTVVAPIAGPILGGWITDSYSWPWIFFINVPIGIFAVMVVRSQLKKRPVVTSYQPMDYVGLLSLIVGVGALQIILDKGNDLDWFESNFIIIGAVISAIALAVFVIWEMTDEHPVVNLRLFAYRNFRIGTIVLVLGYAGFFGINLILPQWLQTQMGYTATWAGLAVAPIGILPVLMSPFVGKYAHKFDLRLLAGLAFLAIGLSCFMRAGFTNEVDFTHIALVQLFMGIGVALFFMPTLSILMSDLPPAQIADGAGLATFLRTLGGSFAASLTTWIWIRRADQHHAYMSENMTTYDSATRDALQALGGAGHKAYAQLDQILTSQAYMMSTVDYFTLLGWMFMALIVIVWLAKPPFAAKAGPEASGH, encoded by the coding sequence ATGAGTAACGCTAACGCCTCCTTCACGCCGCCCAGCTTGCTGATGGCCACCATCGGCTTGTCCCTGGCGACCTTCATGCAGGTGCTCGATACCACCATCGCCAACGTGGCGTTGCCGACGATTTCCGGCAACCTCGGCGTGAGTTCGGAGCAGGGCACCTGGGTGATTACCTCGTTTGCCGTGAGCAACGCGATTGCGCTGCCGCTGACCGGCTGGCTGAGCCGTCGCTTCGGCGAGGTGAAGCTGTTTTTGTGGGCCACCATCCTGTTTGTGCTGGCCTCGTTTCTCTGCGGTATTTCCACCTCGATGCCCGAACTGATCGGCTTCCGGGTGCTGCAAGGCCTGGTCGCCGGCCCGTTGTACCCGATGACCCAGACGCTGCTGATCGCGGTCTATCCCCCCGCAAGGCGCGGCATGGCCCTGGCGTTGCTGGCGATGGTCACGGTGGTGGCGCCGATTGCCGGGCCGATCCTCGGCGGCTGGATTACCGACAGCTACAGCTGGCCGTGGATCTTCTTTATCAACGTGCCCATCGGCATCTTTGCGGTGATGGTGGTGCGTTCCCAACTGAAGAAACGCCCGGTGGTCACCAGCTACCAGCCGATGGACTACGTCGGTCTGCTGAGCCTGATCGTCGGCGTCGGTGCCTTGCAGATCATCCTCGACAAGGGCAACGACCTGGACTGGTTCGAGTCGAACTTCATCATCATTGGCGCGGTGATCTCGGCCATCGCCCTGGCGGTGTTCGTGATCTGGGAAATGACCGACGAGCACCCGGTGGTCAACCTGCGGCTGTTCGCCTACCGCAACTTCCGTATCGGCACGATTGTGTTGGTGCTCGGGTATGCGGGCTTCTTCGGGATCAACCTGATCCTGCCGCAATGGCTGCAAACCCAGATGGGCTACACCGCCACCTGGGCGGGCCTGGCGGTGGCGCCGATCGGGATTCTGCCGGTGCTGATGTCGCCATTTGTGGGCAAGTACGCGCACAAGTTCGACCTGCGCCTGCTGGCCGGGCTGGCGTTCCTTGCGATTGGCTTGAGTTGCTTCATGCGGGCGGGCTTCACCAATGAAGTCGACTTCACCCACATCGCCCTGGTGCAGTTGTTCATGGGTATCGGCGTGGCACTGTTCTTCATGCCGACCTTGAGCATCCTGATGTCCGACCTGCCGCCGGCACAAATCGCCGACGGTGCGGGCCTGGCCACGTTCCTGCGGACCCTGGGCGGCAGCTTTGCGGCGTCGTTGACCACCTGGATCTGGATTCGCCGGGCGGACCAGCACCATGCCTACATGAGCGAGAACATGACCACCTACGACTCGGCTACCCGTGATGCCTTGCAGGCGCTGGGCGGGGCAGGGCACAAGGCGTATGCGCAACTGGACCAGATCCTCACCAGCCAGGCGTACATGATGTCCACCGTGGATTACTTCACGCTGCTGGGGTGGATGTTCATGGCCTTGATCGTGATTGTGTGGCTGGCGAAACCGCCGTTTGCGGCGAAGGCGGGGCCGGAGGCTTCGGGCCACTGA
- a CDS encoding HlyD family secretion protein, producing the protein MATAETSNNAPETNKGEQPNTSNPRKRKVMLFVLALIVILGAVGVWGWYEFYGRFSESTDDAYVNGNVVEITPLVTGTVVSIGADDGDLVHEGQVLINFDPNDAAVGLQSAQANLARTVRQVRGLYSNVDGMKAQVLAQQANVQKAQDNYNRRKNLAAGGAISQEELSHARDDLTSAQNALANVQQQFKTTSALVDDTVISSHPDVQAAAAQLRQAYLTNARSTLIAPVTGYVAKRTVQLGQRVQPGTALMAVIPLDQLWIDANFKETQLRDMRIGQPVDIESDIYGSDVKFSGTVDSLGAGTGSAFALLPAQNATGNWIKIVQRVPVRIHVNAEELAKHPLRVGLSTVVNVDLHDQSGPVLAQQAPQKASFTTNVYDRQLAEADAMITQLIHDNSVAAPKAAQR; encoded by the coding sequence ATGGCCACTGCCGAAACCAGCAACAACGCTCCTGAAACAAACAAGGGTGAACAACCCAACACCAGCAACCCGCGCAAACGCAAAGTCATGCTGTTTGTCCTGGCGCTGATCGTCATCCTCGGCGCCGTGGGCGTGTGGGGTTGGTACGAATTCTATGGCCGCTTCAGCGAAAGCACCGACGACGCCTACGTCAACGGCAACGTGGTGGAAATCACCCCGCTGGTGACCGGCACCGTGGTGAGCATTGGCGCCGACGATGGCGACCTTGTCCATGAAGGCCAGGTACTGATCAACTTCGACCCGAACGATGCGGCCGTGGGCCTGCAAAGTGCCCAGGCCAACCTGGCCCGCACCGTGCGCCAGGTGCGGGGCTTGTACAGCAACGTCGATGGCATGAAAGCCCAGGTACTGGCGCAACAAGCCAACGTGCAAAAGGCTCAGGACAACTACAACCGCCGTAAAAACCTCGCCGCCGGCGGGGCGATTTCCCAGGAAGAACTGTCCCACGCCCGTGACGACCTGACCTCGGCGCAGAACGCCTTGGCCAACGTGCAACAACAGTTCAAGACCACCAGCGCCCTGGTGGATGACACGGTGATTTCGTCCCACCCGGACGTGCAGGCCGCCGCCGCCCAGTTGCGCCAGGCTTACCTGACCAACGCCCGCAGCACCCTGATCGCACCGGTCACCGGCTATGTGGCCAAACGTACCGTGCAACTGGGCCAGCGGGTTCAGCCGGGCACCGCGCTGATGGCGGTAATCCCGCTGGATCAACTGTGGATCGACGCCAACTTCAAGGAAACCCAACTGCGGGATATGCGTATCGGCCAGCCGGTGGATATCGAGTCTGACATCTACGGCAGCGACGTGAAATTCAGCGGCACCGTCGACAGCCTCGGCGCGGGTACCGGCAGCGCGTTTGCCTTGCTGCCGGCGCAGAACGCCACCGGTAACTGGATCAAGATCGTGCAACGGGTGCCGGTGCGCATTCATGTGAACGCCGAAGAGTTGGCCAAGCACCCGCTGCGGGTGGGCTTGTCCACCGTGGTCAACGTCGACCTGCATGACCAGAGCGGCCCGGTACTGGCCCAGCAGGCGCCGCAAAAGGCCTCGTTCACCACCAACGTGTACGACCGCCAGTTGGCTGAAGCCGACGCCATGATCACCCAACTGATCCATGACAACAGCGTTGCCGCTCCCAAGGCTGCCCAGCGCTGA
- a CDS encoding efflux transporter outer membrane subunit, with protein MNNRSLRAGLSLVLVAMTMAGCANFSGLNTEGKRLEANNLQTGKSLSGVTLSSAAWPTADWWKSLGDPQLDGLIQEALQNSPDMQVASARAHQAEAAAYAADAERMPTLDASAGVSRSRLAKDQDPLGQGDAYATVRNIGASFNYNFDLWGGQRAAWEAALGQARAAEVDQQAARLTLAANVAKAYSDLGQAHIVRDLANDDLKRTRQMLDLGQRRLNSGIDSQYQYQQTESLEASSQSQLIDAEKQLQSAKIALAVLLGKGPDRGSELVRPNVLKPSAVAVPSVLPAELVGRRPDLIAARWRVEAASKNVAASKTRFYPNLNLSASAGAESLLGDAMFGSASRFFSIAPTISLPIFDGGRLRADLDARDADYDLAVAQYNKTLVQALGDIGNTLVQLRETGRQIQAQQHAADIAQQSYDTGVQRYSSGIGNYLDVLSIEQQLLQAQRQLATLNAEQIDLSIQLMQALGGGFHADNVASTTPATRTE; from the coding sequence ATGAACAATCGCTCCTTGCGTGCCGGCCTCAGCCTTGTGCTGGTGGCCATGACTATGGCCGGTTGTGCCAATTTCAGCGGCTTGAACACAGAAGGCAAACGCCTCGAAGCCAATAACCTGCAAACCGGCAAATCCCTCAGCGGTGTGACGTTGTCGAGCGCCGCCTGGCCCACCGCCGACTGGTGGAAAAGCCTTGGCGACCCACAACTCGACGGCCTGATCCAGGAAGCCCTGCAAAACAGCCCCGACATGCAAGTGGCCAGCGCCCGTGCCCATCAGGCCGAAGCCGCCGCCTATGCTGCCGACGCCGAGCGCATGCCGACCCTGGACGCCAGCGCCGGTGTCAGCCGTTCGCGCCTGGCCAAGGACCAGGACCCATTGGGCCAGGGCGATGCGTACGCCACCGTGCGTAACATCGGTGCCAGCTTCAATTACAACTTCGACCTGTGGGGTGGCCAGCGCGCTGCCTGGGAGGCGGCACTGGGCCAGGCCCGCGCTGCCGAAGTCGACCAACAGGCTGCGCGCCTGACCCTGGCGGCCAACGTCGCCAAGGCCTACAGCGACCTGGGCCAGGCCCATATCGTGCGTGACCTGGCCAATGATGACCTCAAGCGCACCCGGCAAATGCTCGACCTGGGCCAGCGTCGCCTGAACTCCGGGATCGACAGCCAGTACCAGTACCAGCAAACCGAAAGCCTGGAAGCCAGCTCCCAGTCGCAACTGATCGATGCGGAAAAACAACTGCAGAGCGCCAAGATCGCCCTCGCCGTGTTGCTCGGCAAAGGCCCGGACCGCGGCAGCGAACTGGTACGCCCCAACGTGCTCAAGCCGAGTGCCGTTGCCGTGCCGTCGGTGTTGCCTGCCGAGTTGGTGGGCCGTCGCCCGGACCTGATCGCCGCGCGCTGGCGTGTGGAGGCGGCGAGCAAGAACGTCGCGGCCAGCAAGACCCGTTTCTACCCCAACCTCAACCTGAGCGCGAGTGCCGGGGCCGAGTCGTTGCTGGGGGATGCGATGTTCGGTTCGGCCAGCCGCTTCTTCAGCATTGCGCCGACGATCTCGCTGCCGATCTTCGACGGCGGCCGCCTGCGCGCCGACCTCGATGCCCGCGACGCCGACTACGACCTGGCCGTGGCCCAGTACAACAAAACCCTGGTGCAAGCCTTGGGCGACATCGGCAACACCCTCGTGCAATTGCGCGAGACCGGCCGGCAGATCCAGGCCCAGCAACACGCCGCGGACATTGCCCAGCAGTCCTACGACACCGGGGTCCAGCGTTACAGCTCAGGTATCGGGAATTACCTGGACGTGCTCAGCATCGAACAACAACTTCTCCAGGCCCAACGTCAGTTGGCCACCCTGAATGCCGAGCAAATCGATCTTTCGATTCAATTGATGCAGGCCCTGGGCGGCGGTTTCCACGCCGATAACGTGGCCTCGACCACCCCAGCCACGCGCACTGAATAA
- a CDS encoding MarR family winged helix-turn-helix transcriptional regulator: MKHFTPENFHNCHLGLLLGRAALLKDKIIDTHMEPHGITAAQFKVLIIMAQYGVDTPAELCRNLSLDSGSMTRMLDRLEQKDLLARKRSEQDRRQVQLVLTPEGQRVADMLPEIGAQALNQLAGALEPGELQTLEKILKKILIAAGDPITIQRVGSA; the protein is encoded by the coding sequence ATGAAGCACTTCACCCCCGAAAACTTCCACAACTGCCACCTCGGCCTGCTGCTGGGCCGTGCTGCGCTGCTCAAAGACAAGATCATCGACACCCACATGGAACCCCACGGCATTACCGCCGCGCAGTTCAAGGTGTTGATCATCATGGCCCAGTACGGCGTCGACACCCCCGCCGAGCTGTGCCGCAACCTGTCGTTGGACAGCGGCTCCATGACCCGCATGCTCGACCGCCTGGAACAAAAGGACCTGCTGGCGCGCAAGCGTTCCGAGCAGGACCGGCGCCAGGTGCAGTTGGTGCTGACCCCGGAAGGCCAGCGCGTGGCCGACATGCTGCCGGAGATCGGCGCCCAGGCCCTGAACCAATTGGCGGGTGCGCTGGAGCCGGGTGAATTGCAAACCCTGGAAAAAATCTTGAAGAAAATTCTGATAGCTGCGGGTGACCCCATCACCATTCAGCGGGTAGGTAGTGCATGA
- a CDS encoding translocation/assembly module TamB domain-containing protein: MRGLKIAGLAVLAVLAVIVLALWTVLGTQVGSRWVLGQVPGLTVENFQGRLGGQWSADHLLWQQDSSHVELQAPKFDWSPACLMRMTVCINQLDVEQVSLQFPPSAEESSGPITLPDLKLPVALQLGDIRVGSLLFNGSEELQGLQLAAHWTAAGMQIDSVHLQRDGLVLDLSGLLQPTGNWPLTASGNLSLPYAPGGAPWTLALKVDGDLLKSLKLDADSSGYLPAKLSGELQPLVENLPAQLHITADGFKPSADLPDTLQLNQLDLTAKGDLSNGYQLLGKAVLPAEKGPVDLLLQGKVDAKGAQIAGLDLNAGDQQSLKLSANLDWQQGFSADAKIDWLDFPWHRLYPVIDEPQVALRTFNGEVSYKDGNYLGNFKADLDGPAGKFSLASPFSGDLKQVFLPELKLAAGQGKAEGHLNLQFADGIAWDTALDLSAINPAYWVAELPGTLAGPLRSKGEMKNEQLKLNADLDLKGRLRGQPAVLQAKAEGAGEQWTLGTLDIRLGDNRIYGSGSLQQRLAGQVDIKLTRLAQLWPQLRGQMNGRLDVAGTLHAPQGKLNLVGQQLAFEDNRLQNLTLDANLDNAQRAKIDLKGSGIQAGETQVGTFTASAQGDIKNQKVQLDLAGPLLKLALALDGNLDKGNWRGRLASGDVQAGGQDWKLQAPAKIERLADGKLTFAAHCWVSGSASLCGEDQRLMPEPKLRYHLKQFPIDSLAAFLPKDFAWQGKLNADVQLDLPASGPKGVVSVDASGGTLRVKDKDQWLDFPYDTLKLETTLNPTRIDTQLNFRGGKLGELLLQAQINPLPKNKPITGNFTLTGLDLAVARPFVPMVEKLNGKLNGNGRIGGGLLAPQVNGSINLVGGEISGPELPTSFEGLNIQALIAGESVQLNGGWRSGKAGQGTIKGQIDWGQALAVDIALQGTQLPVSVEPYAALEVAPDLKISMKNDKLAISGKVQIPKGEITVRELPPSTVKVSDDTVIVGSQTEEGKPPMAMAMDIDVEVGKDKLSFAGFGLTANLQGHVHIGDNMDTRGELWLNDGRYRAYGQRLTVRRARLLFAGPIDQPYLDIEAIRQTDDVTAGIRLSGSAEQPTTQIFSEPAMSQEQALSYLVLGRPLSTTGEDNNMLAQAALGLGLMGSAGVTSDIAKNLGIQDFELDTQGSGNNTAVVASGKISEKLSLRYGVGVFEPANTIALRYLLSKKVYLEVASGVASSLDIFYKRDF; the protein is encoded by the coding sequence ATGCGTGGTTTGAAAATAGCGGGGCTGGCCGTGCTGGCGGTCCTCGCGGTGATAGTGCTGGCGCTGTGGACGGTGCTGGGTACCCAAGTTGGCAGCCGTTGGGTGCTGGGCCAGGTGCCGGGGTTGACCGTGGAAAATTTCCAGGGTCGCCTGGGCGGGCAGTGGAGTGCCGACCATCTGTTATGGCAACAAGACAGCAGCCACGTAGAGCTGCAAGCACCGAAGTTCGACTGGTCGCCGGCGTGCCTGATGCGCATGACGGTGTGCATCAACCAACTGGATGTGGAGCAGGTGAGCCTGCAATTTCCACCCAGCGCGGAAGAAAGCAGCGGCCCGATCACCCTGCCGGACCTGAAATTGCCGGTCGCCCTTCAGTTGGGTGACATCCGCGTCGGCAGCCTGCTGTTCAACGGCAGCGAAGAACTCCAGGGCCTGCAACTGGCGGCGCACTGGACCGCTGCCGGCATGCAGATTGACTCGGTGCACCTGCAGCGGGACGGCCTGGTGCTGGATCTATCCGGCCTGCTGCAACCTACCGGCAACTGGCCGTTAACCGCCAGCGGCAACCTGAGTCTGCCCTACGCCCCGGGCGGTGCGCCCTGGACGCTGGCGCTCAAGGTCGATGGCGATTTGCTCAAATCCCTCAAGCTCGACGCCGACAGCAGCGGCTATCTGCCGGCCAAGCTCAGCGGGGAGTTGCAACCCCTGGTGGAAAACCTGCCGGCGCAGTTGCACATCACCGCCGATGGCTTCAAACCCAGCGCCGACTTGCCCGATACCCTGCAACTCAATCAGTTGGACCTGACGGCCAAGGGCGACCTGAGCAACGGTTACCAGTTGCTGGGCAAAGCCGTCCTTCCGGCGGAGAAAGGCCCGGTGGACTTGCTGCTGCAAGGCAAGGTCGACGCCAAGGGCGCGCAGATCGCCGGGTTGGACTTGAATGCCGGTGACCAGCAAAGCCTCAAGCTCAGTGCCAATCTGGACTGGCAGCAAGGCTTCAGCGCCGACGCGAAAATCGACTGGCTGGATTTCCCCTGGCATCGCCTGTACCCGGTCATTGACGAACCTCAAGTAGCCTTGCGTACCTTCAATGGCGAAGTTTCCTACAAGGACGGCAACTACCTGGGCAACTTCAAGGCCGACCTCGACGGCCCGGCAGGCAAGTTCAGCCTGGCCAGCCCGTTCAGTGGCGACCTCAAGCAAGTGTTCCTCCCCGAGCTGAAACTCGCCGCCGGCCAGGGCAAGGCCGAGGGCCACCTGAACCTGCAATTTGCCGACGGTATTGCCTGGGACACGGCACTCGACCTGTCGGCCATCAACCCGGCGTACTGGGTTGCCGAGCTGCCCGGCACCCTCGCTGGCCCGCTGCGCAGCAAGGGTGAAATGAAGAACGAGCAGCTTAAGCTCAACGCCGACCTCGACCTCAAGGGCCGCCTGCGCGGCCAACCCGCCGTGCTCCAGGCCAAGGCCGAAGGCGCAGGCGAGCAGTGGACTCTTGGTACGCTGGACATCCGCCTCGGCGACAACCGCATCTACGGCAGCGGTAGCCTGCAACAGCGGCTGGCCGGGCAGGTCGACATCAAGTTGACGCGCCTCGCCCAACTCTGGCCGCAACTGCGCGGGCAGATGAACGGGCGCCTCGACGTCGCCGGTACCCTGCACGCGCCTCAAGGCAAGCTCAACCTGGTTGGCCAACAACTGGCGTTTGAAGACAATCGCCTGCAAAACCTGACCCTGGACGCAAACCTCGATAACGCCCAGCGCGCCAAAATCGACCTTAAAGGCAGTGGCATCCAGGCCGGTGAAACCCAGGTCGGCACCTTCACCGCCAGCGCCCAGGGCGATATCAAAAACCAGAAAGTCCAGCTCGACCTGGCCGGCCCGCTGCTCAAGCTGGCCCTGGCCCTGGACGGCAACCTCGACAAAGGCAACTGGCGCGGGCGCCTGGCCAGCGGCGATGTGCAGGCGGGTGGCCAGGACTGGAAGCTGCAAGCCCCGGCTAAAATCGAGCGTCTGGCCGATGGCAAGCTGACCTTTGCTGCCCACTGCTGGGTATCCGGCTCGGCGAGCCTGTGTGGCGAAGACCAGCGCCTGATGCCCGAGCCCAAGCTGCGTTATCACCTCAAGCAGTTCCCCATCGACAGCCTGGCGGCGTTTTTGCCGAAAGACTTCGCCTGGCAGGGCAAGCTCAATGCCGACGTGCAACTCGACCTGCCGGCCAGCGGCCCCAAAGGCGTGGTGTCGGTGGATGCCAGCGGCGGCACCTTGCGGGTCAAGGACAAGGACCAGTGGCTGGACTTCCCCTACGACACCCTGAAGCTGGAAACCACCCTCAACCCCACGCGCATCGACACCCAGCTCAACTTCCGGGGTGGCAAGCTTGGCGAGTTGCTGTTGCAGGCGCAGATCAATCCGCTGCCGAAGAACAAACCGATCACCGGTAACTTCACTCTGACCGGCCTCGACCTCGCCGTGGCCCGGCCGTTTGTGCCGATGGTCGAGAAGCTCAACGGCAAGCTCAACGGTAACGGGCGCATCGGCGGCGGCCTGCTGGCGCCTCAGGTCAACGGCAGCATCAACCTGGTGGGCGGCGAAATCTCCGGTCCGGAACTGCCCACCAGCTTCGAAGGCCTGAATATCCAGGCGCTGATTGCCGGCGAAAGCGTGCAGCTCAATGGCGGCTGGCGCAGCGGCAAAGCCGGGCAGGGCACTATCAAGGGCCAGATCGACTGGGGCCAGGCCCTGGCGGTGGACATCGCGCTGCAAGGCACGCAACTGCCGGTCAGCGTAGAACCGTACGCTGCCCTGGAAGTGGCGCCCGACCTGAAAATCAGCATGAAAAACGACAAGCTGGCGATCTCCGGCAAGGTGCAGATCCCCAAGGGCGAGATCACCGTGCGCGAACTGCCGCCGTCGACGGTCAAGGTCTCGGATGACACGGTGATCGTCGGCAGCCAGACCGAAGAGGGCAAGCCGCCGATGGCCATGGCGATGGACATCGATGTGGAGGTGGGCAAGGACAAGTTGAGTTTCGCCGGCTTCGGCCTCACCGCCAACCTGCAAGGCCACGTGCACATCGGCGACAACATGGACACCCGTGGCGAACTCTGGCTTAACGACGGCCGCTATCGTGCCTACGGCCAGCGCCTTACGGTGCGCCGCGCGCGGTTGCTGTTCGCCGGGCCGATTGACCAGCCGTACCTCGACATCGAAGCCATCCGCCAGACCGACGACGTAACTGCCGGTATCCGCCTGAGCGGCAGCGCCGAGCAGCCCACCACGCAGATCTTCTCGGAACCGGCCATGAGCCAGGAACAGGCGCTGTCCTACCTGGTACTGGGCCGACCGCTCAGCACCACCGGTGAAGACAACAACATGCTGGCCCAGGCAGCGTTGGGCCTCGGGTTGATGGGCAGCGCCGGGGTCACCTCGGATATTGCCAAGAACCTGGGCATCCAGGATTTCGAACTCGACACCCAGGGCAGTGGCAACAACACCGCTGTGGTGGCCAGCGGCAAAATCTCGGAGAAGCTCAGCCTGCGTTATGGCGTGGGGGTGTTCGAACCGGCCAACACCATCGCCTTGCGCTATTTGCTGAGCAAGAAGGTGTACCTGGAAGTGGCCAGCGGTGTGGCCAGCTCCCTGGATATTTTCTACAAGCGGGATTTCTGA